One genomic window of Desulfurococcus mucosus DSM 2162 includes the following:
- a CDS encoding YunC family protein, producing MESSELVRVKKIVVGGKTLTGIEVSLPNSPPAVILIGEKGFAMCGLLDIQAAERLGVAAVKVSGVRSVEDMLGKEISDATVKAREQGLLKGVKLVEVVDKL from the coding sequence ATGGAGTCCTCGGAGCTCGTCAGGGTGAAAAAGATCGTCGTAGGCGGTAAGACGTTAACCGGGATCGAGGTTTCCTTACCTAACAGTCCGCCCGCGGTAATCTTGATTGGTGAGAAAGGGTTCGCAATGTGCGGCCTACTAGACATTCAGGCGGCTGAGAGACTAGGGGTGGCCGCCGTCAAGGTCTCAGGGGTTAGAAGCGTTGAAGACATGCTTGGGAAGGAGATATCTGACGCCACAGTCAAGGCCAGGGAGCAGGGGCTTCTAAAGGGTGTTAAACTAGTAGAGGTTGTCGACAAGCTCTAG
- the pyk gene encoding pyruvate kinase translates to MDGLVKVKIIATLGPSSRDHDVVKKMVREGAAGFRINCAHGDEADWLEYVKIVREVSSELDQAIPLILDTPGPQVRSGDFQEFKVVRGDKVLFSMDPDAKEGKHIVVPAREFYSAASIGDTILYGDGEVSFRVSEVGEGFVEALALNEGVVKPRKKVVVEGKEYDVLFPSETDRRVFKFSSEVKASFVALSYVRRQRDVEVARDILAKHGWVPGLIAKIETRSGFNNMGEIIRLVDGVMVARGDLGLHFPLEELPLIQERIVREAVRQGRVVIVATEVLESMIENPRPSRSDVVDLYNSVKDLVDAVLFTNETAVGKYPVEVVKWARKIIDAAESSLSTALVSEYRSSIEARDLLDKYVQGLVLLAESLGGVIVGYSRSGRMPTLLSKYRPQIRIYVGVGDKLLAEKLSLRYGLNIVDMSRLISGEDEYERGVRKLLETLVGKGHVRPGDIVVETYAKPRDNMHEIRISQLQ, encoded by the coding sequence GTGGATGGATTGGTCAAGGTTAAAATAATAGCTACCCTGGGGCCCAGTAGCCGGGATCACGATGTAGTTAAGAAGATGGTTAGGGAGGGTGCAGCGGGCTTCAGGATCAATTGCGCCCACGGCGATGAAGCCGATTGGCTGGAGTACGTGAAGATAGTGAGGGAGGTGTCCTCGGAGCTCGACCAGGCGATCCCACTTATACTGGATACTCCGGGACCCCAGGTTAGGAGCGGCGACTTCCAGGAGTTCAAGGTGGTTCGCGGCGATAAAGTATTGTTCTCAATGGACCCGGATGCTAAGGAAGGGAAGCACATCGTTGTCCCGGCACGGGAATTCTACAGTGCAGCCTCCATAGGCGACACCATACTCTACGGTGACGGCGAGGTATCGTTCCGCGTCAGCGAGGTGGGCGAGGGATTCGTCGAGGCCCTGGCGTTGAATGAAGGAGTCGTGAAGCCCAGGAAGAAGGTGGTCGTGGAGGGCAAGGAGTACGATGTATTATTCCCCAGTGAAACTGATAGGAGGGTTTTCAAGTTCTCCAGTGAGGTCAAAGCCAGCTTCGTGGCCTTGAGCTATGTGAGGAGGCAGAGGGATGTCGAGGTAGCTAGGGATATACTGGCTAAGCATGGATGGGTGCCGGGGCTCATAGCGAAAATAGAGACGAGGAGCGGCTTCAACAATATGGGTGAGATCATAAGGCTGGTGGACGGTGTTATGGTTGCACGCGGAGACCTAGGGCTGCACTTCCCCCTGGAAGAGCTCCCATTGATACAGGAGAGGATAGTCAGGGAGGCTGTGAGGCAGGGTAGGGTTGTGATAGTTGCAACGGAAGTGCTTGAATCCATGATTGAGAACCCGAGGCCCAGCAGGAGTGACGTGGTTGATCTCTACAACTCTGTAAAGGATCTCGTCGACGCCGTCTTATTCACTAATGAGACAGCCGTCGGCAAGTACCCTGTCGAAGTAGTTAAGTGGGCTAGGAAGATAATTGACGCAGCCGAGTCCAGTCTCTCCACCGCCCTGGTGTCAGAGTACAGGAGTAGCATCGAGGCCAGGGATCTACTGGATAAATACGTGCAGGGACTAGTATTGCTCGCAGAGAGCCTTGGAGGCGTCATAGTGGGCTACAGTAGGTCGGGCCGCATGCCGACCCTGCTCTCAAAGTACCGGCCGCAGATAAGGATCTATGTTGGAGTCGGCGACAAACTGCTTGCCGAGAAGCTCTCGTTGAGATACGGGTTGAACATAGTTGACATGTCGCGGTTGATCAGCGGGGAAGACGAGTATGAGAGAGGCGTGAGGAAACTGCTTGAAACACTGGTTGGCAAAGGACATGTGAGGCCGGGCGACATAGTGGTTGAAACATACGCTAAGCCACGGGATAACATGCATGAGATCAGGATTAGCCAGCTACAGTGA
- the tpiA gene encoding triose-phosphate isomerase codes for MVKPILAVNFKAYYPHSFGGNAYRIALDAVRVWRETGVEVILAPPFTELRRILEAVSGTEVKVYAQHADPVEPGAVTGFIPLEGLKDAGIHGVILNHSEHKLRVSEVNYLVKKAKSLGLKTLVCADTPETGAAVAVLEPDMVAVEPPELIGTGVSVSRAKPEVVTNSVNMIRRVNEKVTVLTGAGISNGEDAYMAVKLGTMGVLVASGIVKAKDPYQVMKDMAEGMLKAL; via the coding sequence ATGGTTAAGCCAATACTAGCAGTGAACTTTAAAGCATACTACCCGCATAGCTTCGGTGGAAACGCCTATAGGATAGCCCTCGACGCTGTCAGAGTCTGGAGGGAGACAGGGGTAGAAGTAATACTGGCCCCGCCCTTCACAGAGCTGAGGAGGATCCTTGAAGCCGTGAGTGGAACCGAGGTCAAGGTATACGCGCAGCACGCGGACCCCGTTGAACCCGGGGCCGTCACAGGCTTCATCCCTCTTGAAGGGTTAAAGGACGCAGGGATCCATGGCGTGATACTCAACCACAGTGAGCACAAGCTCAGGGTCTCAGAGGTAAACTACCTGGTTAAGAAGGCTAAGAGCCTCGGGTTGAAGACACTTGTATGCGCCGACACACCTGAGACAGGTGCAGCCGTAGCCGTGTTGGAGCCCGACATGGTTGCCGTGGAGCCACCCGAGCTAATAGGTACGGGTGTAAGCGTTAGCAGGGCTAAACCGGAGGTAGTGACGAATAGTGTGAACATGATTAGGAGGGTTAACGAGAAGGTGACCGTGTTGACTGGTGCAGGTATCTCCAACGGTGAAGACGCATACATGGCGGTTAAGCTTGGAACAATGGGTGTCCTAGTGGCATCCGGAATAGTTAAGGCGAAAGACCCCTATCAAGTCATGAAGGATATGGCTGAGGGCATGTTGAAGGCCCTATAG
- the fbp gene encoding fructose-1,6-bisphosphate aldolase/phosphatase translates to MCAKVTLSVIKADLGSIAGHHMPHPDQLAVATKILAEAKQKGLIIDFYVTHVGDDIQLIITHNKGPDHPDIHGLAWDAFKAATKVARELKLYAAGQDLLSEAFSGNVKGLGPGVAELEMEEREAEPVVTFHADKTEPGAFNLPLFRIFADPFNTAGLVIDPKMHDGFVFEVYDVFEGRSVLLKSPEEMYDILALIGTPGRYIVRRVYRKSDNLLAAVVSVERLNLIAGKYVGKDDPVAIVRAQHGLPAVGEILEAFSFPHLVAGWMRGSHNGPLMPVPMRYARVTRFDGPPRVIALGWNISNGRLIGPADLFDDVAFDETRRLAQNIAEYMRRHGPFMPHRLGPEEMEYTTLPAVLEKLKDRFVKSEEVKVVKKHSDMLSGS, encoded by the coding sequence ATGTGTGCGAAGGTAACACTCTCAGTTATTAAAGCAGACCTAGGCAGTATTGCAGGCCACCACATGCCCCACCCCGATCAACTAGCCGTTGCAACAAAAATACTGGCTGAAGCCAAGCAGAAGGGTTTGATAATAGACTTCTACGTAACCCACGTAGGCGACGACATCCAGTTAATAATCACCCACAACAAGGGACCCGACCACCCAGACATCCATGGGTTAGCATGGGACGCCTTCAAAGCAGCCACCAAAGTAGCCCGTGAACTCAAACTCTACGCGGCCGGCCAAGACCTCCTCTCCGAAGCATTCTCAGGCAACGTTAAGGGCCTAGGGCCCGGCGTAGCCGAGTTGGAAATGGAGGAGAGGGAGGCCGAGCCCGTGGTGACGTTCCACGCTGATAAAACCGAGCCAGGAGCCTTCAACCTCCCCTTATTCAGGATATTCGCGGACCCCTTCAATACGGCGGGACTAGTGATAGACCCCAAGATGCACGACGGCTTCGTCTTCGAGGTATACGATGTCTTCGAGGGCCGGAGCGTGCTATTGAAGTCGCCTGAAGAAATGTACGATATCCTCGCGTTGATAGGCACCCCTGGGAGATACATTGTGAGAAGAGTATACAGGAAGAGCGACAACCTGCTGGCAGCAGTTGTAAGCGTGGAGAGATTGAACCTCATAGCAGGCAAGTACGTTGGGAAGGATGACCCAGTAGCAATCGTGAGAGCACAGCACGGGCTACCCGCCGTAGGCGAGATCCTTGAAGCATTCAGCTTCCCCCACCTAGTGGCGGGATGGATGAGGGGCAGCCACAACGGGCCATTAATGCCCGTCCCCATGAGGTATGCTAGAGTAACAAGGTTCGACGGTCCGCCGAGAGTCATAGCGCTTGGATGGAACATCTCCAACGGGAGGCTAATAGGGCCGGCAGACCTATTCGACGACGTGGCCTTCGATGAAACAAGGAGGCTGGCGCAGAACATAGCCGAGTACATGAGGAGGCACGGCCCCTTCATGCCGCATAGACTGGGACCCGAGGAAATGGAGTACACTACCCTCCCAGCTGTACTGGAGAAGTTGAAGGATAGATTCGTCAAAAGCGAGGAAGTCAAAGTGGTCAAGAAGCACAGCGACATGTTATCCGGGAGCTGA
- a CDS encoding ribosome biogenesis/translation initiation ATPase RLI — protein sequence MVRVAVVDRNYCKPDKCSLECIRFCPVNRGRRKKAIELSGDNKYVVISEDACIGCGICVKKCPFHAISIVNLPDELEKTLVHRYGENMFKLYNLPAPRTGSILGVVGRNGAGKSTSIKILAGQLKPNLGNYSSPPDWDTVIKYFRGTELQAYFTKLASGEVKAVVKPQYIEAARRILKGTVRELMVRADERGLWREVVDELNLSHLLERRVDELSGGELQKFLVAAVLVKNGNAYFFDEPCSYLDIRERIRVANVIREFSDYARNYVVVVEHDLMVLDYMSDNIVVVYGEPGVYGVVSKPYGTRTGINHYLKGYLPAENMRIREDELRFRIQVQERKTETGAYPVLKWDAMVFQYESSGFRLTVEPGDAYTGEVLGILGPNGVGKTTFLKLLNREAEPLEGAVLISAEKISVKPQELSPRVFSEETVMANLKSASPATLDPSSWIYHELVRKLGLNRMLERRVDELSGGELQKLAVAVALARDADLYFLDEPSAYLDVEERISVAKTIRRIVEEKGKTALVVEHDLLVQNYISDRVMVFLGKPGVEGHAHSPVSLREGFNRLLRELDITVRRDSESGRPRINKPGSVMDREQKARGEYYLPD from the coding sequence ATGGTTAGGGTTGCAGTAGTAGATAGAAACTACTGTAAGCCGGATAAGTGTAGCCTGGAGTGCATCAGGTTCTGCCCTGTGAACAGGGGGAGGAGGAAGAAGGCCATAGAGTTAAGCGGCGACAACAAGTATGTCGTGATAAGCGAGGATGCATGTATAGGCTGCGGCATATGCGTTAAGAAGTGCCCGTTCCACGCTATATCAATAGTCAACCTCCCGGATGAATTAGAGAAGACACTGGTGCATAGGTACGGGGAAAACATGTTTAAACTATACAATCTACCGGCTCCAAGGACAGGCAGCATCCTGGGCGTGGTCGGCAGGAACGGTGCGGGGAAATCCACCAGCATCAAGATACTCGCCGGGCAGTTGAAGCCCAACCTAGGCAACTATAGTAGTCCACCTGACTGGGACACCGTGATAAAGTACTTCAGGGGCACCGAGCTCCAAGCCTACTTCACGAAGCTGGCCAGCGGCGAGGTCAAAGCGGTTGTGAAGCCACAGTACATTGAGGCGGCTAGAAGGATCCTGAAGGGCACTGTGAGAGAACTCATGGTGAGAGCGGATGAAAGAGGACTGTGGCGCGAAGTAGTGGACGAGCTCAACCTATCCCACCTCCTCGAGAGAAGGGTCGACGAGTTAAGCGGTGGAGAACTACAGAAGTTCCTTGTCGCAGCCGTGCTCGTGAAGAACGGTAACGCATACTTCTTCGATGAACCCTGCAGCTACCTGGATATCAGGGAGAGGATCAGGGTGGCCAATGTGATCAGGGAGTTCAGCGACTACGCCAGGAACTACGTGGTGGTGGTTGAACACGACTTAATGGTGTTGGACTACATGAGCGACAATATAGTGGTAGTCTACGGTGAACCCGGCGTATACGGCGTGGTGTCAAAGCCCTACGGCACGAGGACAGGCATAAACCACTATCTGAAAGGATACCTGCCAGCCGAGAACATGAGGATAAGGGAGGATGAGCTCAGGTTCAGAATCCAGGTGCAGGAGAGGAAGACTGAGACAGGAGCCTACCCGGTGCTTAAATGGGATGCAATGGTCTTCCAATACGAGTCATCAGGCTTCAGGCTCACAGTGGAACCCGGCGACGCTTACACTGGAGAGGTGCTCGGGATACTTGGCCCCAATGGAGTCGGTAAGACAACATTCCTTAAACTCCTCAACAGGGAGGCTGAGCCATTAGAGGGAGCTGTCCTGATATCCGCTGAGAAGATAAGCGTTAAGCCACAGGAGTTATCGCCCCGAGTATTCAGCGAGGAGACCGTTATGGCTAACCTTAAGTCGGCTTCGCCGGCAACCCTGGATCCATCCTCCTGGATCTATCATGAGCTCGTGAGGAAGCTCGGGTTGAACAGGATGCTGGAGAGAAGGGTCGACGAGTTAAGCGGTGGAGAACTACAGAAGCTCGCCGTGGCAGTGGCGCTCGCCAGGGACGCTGACCTCTACTTCCTAGACGAGCCCTCCGCCTACCTAGATGTCGAGGAAAGGATCAGTGTGGCGAAAACCATTCGTAGAATAGTCGAGGAGAAGGGTAAGACCGCGCTGGTCGTGGAGCACGATCTCCTAGTACAGAACTACATCTCGGATAGGGTTATGGTTTTCCTAGGGAAGCCGGGTGTCGAGGGCCATGCACACAGCCCGGTCAGCCTAAGGGAAGGGTTTAATAGGCTGCTCAGGGAACTAGACATAACTGTTAGGAGGGATAGTGAGAGCGGGAGACCCAGGATAAATAAGCCTGGCTCGGTTATGGATAGGGAGCAGAAGGCCCGCGGGGAATACTATCTGCCTGATTAA
- a CDS encoding DNA-directed RNA polymerase subunit M, which translates to MVKFCPRCGGPLVPVKKDDEVVLKCNRCGYEAKTDVKKERYGVKYQVDASKRVVTAQATEAKEAKLSPEEREILREYYEVLLEELEQEESESEESD; encoded by the coding sequence ATGGTCAAGTTCTGCCCGAGGTGCGGGGGGCCACTGGTACCAGTTAAAAAGGATGACGAAGTAGTCCTGAAGTGCAACAGGTGCGGCTACGAGGCGAAGACCGATGTCAAGAAGGAGAGGTATGGTGTTAAATACCAGGTTGACGCTAGCAAAAGGGTTGTAACCGCGCAGGCCACTGAGGCCAAGGAGGCTAAGCTCTCGCCTGAGGAAAGGGAGATACTTAGAGAGTACTACGAGGTCCTACTCGAGGAGCTTGAACAGGAGGAAAGCGAGTCCGAGGAGTCGGATTAA
- a CDS encoding 30S ribosomal protein S17e encodes MGKVRIRVVKRTARELLEKYPELFTRDFQHNKTVVSKLVETRSKKIRNLIAGYVTHLVAVRAKREAMAKHE; translated from the coding sequence ATGGGCAAGGTTAGGATAAGGGTTGTCAAAAGGACTGCACGCGAGCTATTGGAGAAGTACCCGGAGCTGTTCACACGTGACTTCCAGCATAATAAGACAGTTGTATCTAAGCTGGTTGAAACCCGGTCAAAGAAGATACGGAACCTTATAGCGGGATACGTTACACACCTCGTGGCTGTCCGCGCTAAGCGTGAGGCCATGGCGAAGCATGAGTAG
- a CDS encoding YiiX/YebB-like N1pC/P60 family cysteine hydrolase yields the protein MRSASSILLVITLVSLLTTLQPAVAAIYKSEGVYTHPYPSGIRPGDIVIGHSPDLTSKLIPGYWSHVGMVVWFDSARGDWIVVESLPDGGVQLNPLKSFLSRYDTVAVLRVATTDYIRSRAVAFALSQLGKPYDWGLYTKQVYGSSYYCSELVWASYKAVGGPDIDANPGFSLKYLYAVAPQEIYDDGDTYIIYYHSA from the coding sequence ATGAGGAGTGCGAGCAGCATACTGCTCGTGATCACCCTGGTCTCCTTGTTGACAACGCTTCAACCGGCTGTTGCAGCAATATATAAGAGCGAGGGCGTCTACACGCATCCATACCCCTCGGGCATTCGCCCGGGCGACATAGTGATAGGCCACTCACCTGATTTAACGAGCAAGCTGATCCCGGGTTACTGGAGCCATGTAGGTATGGTCGTGTGGTTCGACAGTGCCAGAGGCGACTGGATAGTGGTTGAATCCCTGCCTGATGGAGGAGTACAGTTGAACCCGTTGAAGAGCTTCCTATCCAGGTATGACACCGTGGCTGTTCTAAGGGTTGCTACAACCGACTATATTCGTTCAAGGGCTGTGGCCTTTGCTCTATCGCAGCTGGGGAAACCATATGACTGGGGCCTGTACACAAAGCAGGTCTATGGGAGCAGCTACTACTGCTCAGAGCTCGTCTGGGCCAGCTACAAGGCGGTGGGAGGCCCAGACATTGATGCTAACCCAGGGTTCTCCCTGAAGTACCTGTACGCGGTTGCACCCCAGGAGATATATGATGACGGCGACACCTACATTATATACTATCACTCCGCTTAG
- a CDS encoding DNA-directed RNA polymerase subunit G: MLRDECVVSEVQQLRTPKVYRLKTTCSDGLAIEVELHEDVIAQPRISSKVRINVSGSKEECLGNDFCAHGYVVSGTEIGGLHRVVISLGGLLVILKSPRPLEFKPMDKVYVGLTITG, from the coding sequence ATGCTCAGAGACGAGTGCGTTGTAAGCGAGGTGCAGCAACTGAGGACGCCGAAGGTCTACCGGTTGAAAACCACCTGTAGCGATGGCCTAGCCATAGAGGTTGAACTCCACGAGGATGTCATCGCACAGCCGAGGATCAGCTCGAAGGTCAGGATCAACGTGTCGGGAAGCAAGGAGGAGTGCCTTGGAAACGATTTCTGCGCACATGGATACGTGGTCTCCGGGACTGAGATAGGGGGCCTCCACAGGGTTGTAATATCCCTGGGTGGACTACTAGTGATCCTTAAGTCTCCCCGGCCACTAGAGTTCAAGCCCATGGATAAAGTCTACGTCGGGCTAACCATCACAGGTTAA
- a CDS encoding Lsm family RNA-binding protein, with product MSVVDASRRLVSELASMIDKKIRVVLSDGRYYDGVLVGFDHPGLNIMLRSAVDEKGNRVPRVMIKGERISEIVIMEEPLFNPEEFKEWVLREMKIPDHMVKVIPEARVVEVQGRYRVGEDGVIGSGPIAETLHSIYKKYMEYRRKLVQG from the coding sequence ATGTCGGTTGTCGACGCTTCCAGGAGGCTTGTCAGCGAGCTCGCATCAATGATAGATAAGAAGATACGTGTGGTACTGAGCGATGGACGATACTATGACGGTGTACTAGTAGGCTTCGATCACCCAGGCCTCAACATCATGTTGAGGAGTGCCGTAGACGAGAAGGGGAACAGGGTTCCAAGAGTAATGATAAAGGGAGAGAGGATCTCGGAGATAGTGATAATGGAGGAGCCCCTCTTCAACCCGGAGGAGTTCAAGGAATGGGTGCTCAGGGAGATGAAGATCCCGGATCACATGGTTAAGGTGATACCGGAGGCAAGGGTTGTAGAGGTTCAGGGACGCTACAGGGTCGGCGAGGACGGCGTAATAGGCTCAGGCCCCATAGCTGAAACCCTTCACAGCATTTATAAGAAGTACATGGAGTACAGGAGGAAGCTTGTACAGGGATAA
- the tgtA gene encoding tRNA guanosine(15) transglycosylase TgtA, translated as MFFEPREYDLAGRLARLTTRHGVIETPYLFPVVDPLKQEVSLDKLLELGFNGIITNAYLFYKRNKGVVKPIHGELKWDKTIMTDSGGYQVLVYGDVEVDNRTIVAYQRDIGVDIGVILDKPTGNNASYREAVESVYETYRRAVEASPLISGSDQLWTLPIQGLPYRDLVLRSSILAWRLPVYSVYAVGSPTVLLERYSYSKIVELTLLARITLPPGKPIHVFGVGHPMILPFLVAAGGDLFDSASYILYARDERYMVETGTRSIRDLHYLPCNCPVCSRYTVRELLELPRRERVRLLALHNLYMLAKELRSIRQAIMEGRLWEMLEHRSRGHPSLREAFRVLVKHRDLLKRYNPLTKPDARALLIVDRSSAYNPRVESTYSRVLGMLGQPGGRGYLVVIPAYRKPYTSQEEYAVVSEKYKGNGSVRIVFLHPFLGVVPPELASTYPFYQHESRFSRGDIPFERIRGVFMDLAGRGFDKIVVVESGWFDRELYARLVESSPVLKGKLAICRINEISSLIPQ; from the coding sequence GTGTTTTTCGAGCCCCGGGAATACGACCTAGCGGGCAGGCTGGCCCGCCTTACCACTAGGCACGGCGTCATCGAGACACCTTATCTTTTTCCCGTTGTAGACCCATTGAAGCAGGAGGTTTCACTTGACAAGCTCCTAGAGCTGGGTTTCAACGGGATAATAACGAACGCGTACCTGTTCTACAAGAGGAATAAGGGGGTTGTCAAACCCATACACGGTGAGCTGAAATGGGATAAAACCATAATGACGGATTCGGGAGGATACCAGGTTCTCGTCTACGGGGATGTCGAGGTAGATAACAGGACTATTGTCGCCTACCAGAGGGACATAGGCGTGGACATCGGGGTGATACTCGACAAGCCCACTGGCAATAACGCCTCGTACAGGGAGGCTGTTGAAAGCGTCTACGAGACCTACAGGAGGGCTGTTGAAGCCTCACCACTGATATCTGGGAGCGACCAGTTGTGGACCCTACCGATCCAGGGACTCCCCTACAGGGATCTAGTGTTGAGATCCTCCATACTGGCGTGGAGGCTCCCAGTGTACAGCGTGTATGCTGTGGGATCGCCCACGGTTCTCCTCGAGAGGTATAGTTACTCAAAGATAGTTGAGCTAACTCTCCTGGCAAGGATCACGCTGCCCCCGGGTAAGCCGATACATGTATTCGGGGTAGGACACCCAATGATCCTCCCCTTCCTCGTCGCAGCGGGCGGCGACCTGTTTGATTCAGCCAGCTACATACTGTATGCTCGCGACGAGAGATACATGGTTGAAACCGGTACTAGGAGCATAAGGGACCTCCATTACCTCCCATGCAACTGCCCTGTCTGCAGCCGTTACACTGTGAGGGAGCTTCTTGAACTACCTAGACGGGAGAGGGTTAGACTGCTGGCACTCCACAACCTCTACATGCTGGCCAAGGAGTTGAGGAGCATTAGGCAGGCGATAATGGAGGGCAGGCTATGGGAGATGCTTGAGCACCGGAGCAGGGGTCATCCAAGCCTCCGCGAAGCATTCAGGGTTCTCGTGAAGCACAGGGATTTATTGAAGCGGTACAACCCGTTGACCAAGCCCGATGCGAGAGCGTTGCTGATAGTTGACAGGTCGTCGGCGTATAACCCTAGAGTGGAGTCCACGTATTCAAGGGTTCTTGGAATGCTTGGGCAGCCCGGTGGCAGGGGATACCTGGTGGTTATCCCAGCCTACAGGAAGCCGTATACAAGCCAGGAGGAGTATGCTGTGGTCTCAGAGAAGTATAAGGGTAATGGGAGTGTGAGGATAGTCTTCCTCCATCCCTTCCTGGGCGTGGTGCCGCCGGAGCTGGCGTCGACCTACCCGTTCTACCAGCATGAATCCAGGTTTTCCAGGGGCGATATCCCGTTTGAAAGGATTAGAGGGGTCTTCATGGATCTCGCTGGAAGAGGCTTCGATAAGATAGTGGTTGTTGAGTCGGGATGGTTTGATAGGGAACTATATGCTAGGCTCGTGGAGTCCTCCCCGGTTTTAAAGGGGAAGCTGGCTATATGTAGGATAAACGAGATTTCCTCTCTGATTCCTCAATAG
- a CDS encoding proteasome assembly chaperone family protein yields the protein MISFIKTGSIDLRELEAPYLVTGYQGFGMVGYLTTRHIVRELKLQKAGFIKTRYMPEFTLYSRDRGLVYPFEVYAGRAGGSNIVVVLHNATPAERERTMYAEYLASLARDLGVKEVILVGGLDPSIREDEKEKYRWIPIGDTGIRLDAKLLEDRHVIGPLALTMVFMNAYGLKGVTILSYTELYRPDPKASAVAVEVVGDILGVKIDTSSLLEEASIIEAIEAEREKVEKAIEESERKSRLSYI from the coding sequence ATGATATCCTTCATCAAAACCGGCAGCATAGACCTAAGGGAGCTCGAAGCCCCATACCTGGTGACAGGATACCAGGGCTTCGGGATGGTGGGCTACCTGACAACCAGGCACATAGTCCGGGAGCTCAAGCTTCAGAAAGCAGGCTTCATTAAAACCAGGTACATGCCTGAATTCACCCTGTACAGCAGGGATCGTGGACTAGTATACCCCTTCGAAGTGTACGCTGGGAGAGCAGGCGGCAGCAACATAGTTGTCGTCCTCCATAATGCGACGCCCGCTGAGAGGGAGAGAACCATGTACGCTGAATACCTGGCCTCACTGGCCAGGGATCTAGGCGTTAAAGAAGTAATACTGGTAGGCGGGCTCGACCCAAGCATCAGGGAGGATGAGAAGGAGAAGTACAGGTGGATACCCATAGGGGATACAGGGATAAGGCTTGACGCGAAACTCCTCGAGGATAGACATGTAATAGGGCCACTGGCCTTGACAATGGTGTTCATGAACGCGTACGGGTTGAAGGGGGTCACTATACTCTCATACACTGAGCTATATAGGCCGGATCCGAAGGCGAGCGCCGTAGCGGTTGAGGTTGTAGGAGACATACTCGGAGTGAAGATAGATACCTCGTCCCTTCTAGAGGAGGCATCAATAATAGAGGCTATTGAGGCCGAGAGAGAGAAAGTCGAGAAGGCTATTGAGGAATCAGAGAGGAAATCTCGTTTATCCTACATATAG